The sequence TCAGAAGTTATCATCCGACAAGAAGACGGAAAACTTATTATAGAACCCTACAAGAAAAAATCTCTCCTGGAAGTCTTCGCTAACCTCGATGATATTGACGAAGAATTTCCTGATGTTGACTACGTGATATCATGTCCGCCTCATCACCTATAATAATTGTTAGTTACTCATGGTTTGTACGTCACACAGCAGATTACAAATTGTTGCTCAGAATCTGACATTAGGTC is a genomic window of Gloeocapsa sp. PCC 73106 containing:
- a CDS encoding antitoxin, which encodes MSIEYHVKLIQQGNIQTLPLPQELTLSTSEVIIRQEDGKLIIEPYKKKSLLEVFANLDDIDEEFPDVDYVISCPPHHL